In Methanosarcina siciliae T4/M, one genomic interval encodes:
- a CDS encoding ABC transporter substrate-binding protein → MKLGNHFKEKELNGSGLNRRLKQGLTFAVLIFIFCVNMYPAGAADSEDSGENLTSSEGGIFDRFITYIKALFGGEEELQDPEEVSEAKAAEMQQSAASEGTVLKIATPNVIKSASFIGDSNLGVFTHLSNPPLMKMDSEGHIAGQLAESYEASENNTCWTFYLKDNLYWSDGEPVTPEDIEFSIRYYGKETPWASWINDTLESSSVSEANNSVTFKFNKPYTRINLEFATYNILPAHVWETIENPMEYTNNGPYVGCGPYYLKLIDLNAGKLVFEKNPYWKGKVPEAETVEIHYYSNVDVATLALKNGEADTYYKYAGSYPYSGIEQLEETGDFEFLETTGIGLIFLAPNLEKAPFSDLEFREALAYAINYEEIVRLETLGYGEVPNRGFVPPAMENFKETEKLEYDPEKARELLEEAGYSDSNGDGILEGKDGENIEIEILIRPDYARTGELLKEYFENVSLGADLRTADSDTWVTLKDNYEYDLTVTRSTPWGMLMHASWGSGYFDSRRSGQGVMHNLDDPEYLELCDNILATTDSAELQAYAYELQDYYAENLPAIPLYWNTVLTPYNRHFEGWYTDPLYGIYNLDNFVNVRRTEA, encoded by the coding sequence ATGAAACTGGGGAACCATTTTAAGGAAAAAGAGTTGAACGGATCAGGACTAAACAGAAGATTGAAACAGGGACTGACATTTGCCGTACTCATTTTTATTTTTTGTGTGAACATGTATCCGGCAGGAGCGGCGGACTCTGAGGATTCCGGAGAAAACCTTACGTCTTCGGAAGGCGGAATTTTTGACCGGTTTATCACGTATATAAAAGCCCTGTTTGGAGGAGAAGAAGAATTGCAGGATCCTGAAGAGGTCTCCGAAGCAAAAGCCGCGGAAATGCAGCAGTCAGCAGCTTCCGAAGGAACGGTCCTGAAAATCGCAACTCCAAACGTAATAAAATCCGCATCATTCATCGGGGACTCAAACCTGGGGGTTTTCACCCATCTCTCAAACCCTCCCCTCATGAAAATGGACTCTGAAGGGCACATTGCAGGCCAGCTTGCTGAGAGCTACGAGGCCTCGGAAAATAACACGTGCTGGACCTTTTACCTGAAAGATAACCTCTACTGGAGTGACGGAGAACCGGTAACCCCGGAAGACATTGAGTTTTCGATCCGCTACTACGGGAAAGAGACTCCCTGGGCCAGCTGGATCAATGATACCCTGGAAAGTTCGTCCGTATCGGAAGCAAACAATTCCGTTACCTTCAAATTCAACAAGCCTTACACCCGTATTAACCTGGAGTTTGCAACCTACAATATTCTTCCTGCCCATGTGTGGGAAACAATAGAAAACCCGATGGAATACACAAACAACGGCCCATATGTGGGCTGCGGGCCTTACTATCTCAAGCTGATAGACCTTAATGCCGGAAAACTCGTTTTTGAGAAAAACCCTTACTGGAAGGGGAAAGTCCCGGAAGCTGAAACCGTGGAAATCCATTATTACTCAAACGTGGACGTTGCCACCCTTGCCCTCAAAAACGGGGAGGCTGACACATACTACAAATACGCAGGGTCATACCCATACTCCGGGATTGAGCAGCTTGAAGAAACAGGAGATTTTGAGTTTCTGGAAACGACAGGTATCGGACTTATCTTCCTTGCCCCGAACCTGGAAAAAGCTCCTTTTTCGGACCTGGAATTCAGGGAAGCTCTTGCCTATGCCATAAATTATGAAGAAATCGTCAGGCTTGAAACCCTGGGGTACGGGGAAGTCCCTAACCGTGGCTTTGTGCCCCCTGCAATGGAAAATTTCAAGGAAACCGAAAAACTTGAGTATGACCCGGAAAAAGCCAGAGAGCTCCTGGAAGAAGCAGGATATTCGGACAGCAACGGGGACGGAATCCTGGAAGGGAAAGACGGGGAAAACATCGAGATTGAAATCCTTATCCGGCCGGATTACGCCCGCACCGGAGAGCTCCTTAAAGAATACTTTGAAAATGTAAGCCTTGGCGCCGACCTGAGGACTGCGGATTCGGATACCTGGGTTACCCTGAAAGACAATTATGAATATGACCTGACCGTTACTCGTTCCACTCCCTGGGGCATGCTCATGCACGCAAGCTGGGGAAGCGGCTATTTCGATTCAAGGAGATCGGGCCAGGGAGTAATGCATAATCTGGACGACCCCGAGTATCTGGAACTCTGCGACAATATCCTTGCAACCACAGACTCTGCAGAGCTTCAGGCTTATGCGTACGAACTCCAGGATTATTATGCAGAGAACCTGCCTGCAATTCCTCTCTACTGGAACACCGTGCTCACCCCCTATAACAGGCACTTTGAGGGCTGGTATACTGACCCCCTATACGGGATTTACAACCTGGATAACTTTGTAAATGTAAGAAGAACGGAGGCATAA
- a CDS encoding DUF447 domain-containing protein: MTVFSSDCREFEKSDHAINLSAFGIREGISEVIVSTGFENPNAAPIGIITKSGKPFVRLFKGSHTWTNVAKEMYLVSNVVYDPLLFVRSTFFDLEPSEFEYVPAGGLEFPVLKEAVAWVIFECVNVKNTDQTLIAELVPVKAGFNEEHRKNLPVPNRGFNAVLEATVHATRYQLSGDEKYLEWIRHYETLASKCGGDGEKKAMKLLYEVLGI, encoded by the coding sequence TTGACCGTTTTTTCTTCGGATTGCAGGGAATTTGAAAAGTCAGATCATGCTATCAACCTCTCGGCTTTTGGGATCCGGGAGGGGATCTCGGAAGTAATAGTAAGTACAGGTTTTGAAAACCCGAATGCTGCTCCCATAGGTATCATCACAAAGAGCGGAAAGCCTTTTGTCAGGCTCTTCAAAGGCAGCCACACCTGGACAAATGTGGCTAAAGAGATGTATCTTGTTTCAAACGTTGTTTACGACCCCCTGCTCTTTGTACGCTCGACTTTCTTCGACCTTGAGCCCTCCGAGTTTGAATATGTGCCTGCAGGCGGTCTCGAGTTCCCGGTCCTCAAAGAAGCTGTTGCCTGGGTTATTTTCGAGTGCGTTAATGTAAAGAACACAGACCAGACTCTTATTGCCGAGCTTGTACCTGTAAAGGCGGGCTTTAACGAAGAGCACAGAAAAAACCTCCCCGTGCCCAATAGGGGATTCAATGCCGTCCTTGAGGCCACGGTCCATGCAACCCGCTATCAGCTTTCAGGGGATGAAAAATACCTTGAATGGATCCGGCACTATGAAACCCTTGCTTCAAAATGCGGGGGCGATGGGGAAAAGAAGGCGATGAAGCTGCTTTATGAAGTGCTGGGGATTTGA
- a CDS encoding ABC transporter ATP-binding protein: MSLRAASLSKSYGASLLSPGKCIFREISLEISPGKTFGLMGPSGEGKSTLGRTVAGLEKPTAGIVYYKGSPLSGMKKTEYIAFRRKVQIMFQDPTDAFNPGKKIEHSVSEVLTLLRVPKSKHVRKTEELLMTVGLPEEVLTRYPSQLSGGQLQRLALGRILLLDPEYIVLDEPTSALDVSVQAQILHMLKEVQAERKIGYLLISHDEAVIRFMSDSYGELESGKLKIID, encoded by the coding sequence ATGTCCCTGAGAGCAGCCAGCCTCTCAAAAAGTTACGGAGCTAGCCTGCTGAGCCCGGGAAAGTGTATTTTCCGGGAGATTTCCCTTGAAATAAGTCCGGGCAAAACTTTCGGGCTTATGGGCCCGTCCGGGGAAGGGAAAAGCACATTGGGGAGGACCGTTGCCGGGCTTGAGAAGCCAACAGCAGGCATCGTATATTACAAAGGCTCTCCCCTTTCCGGAATGAAAAAAACAGAGTATATAGCCTTCCGCCGCAAAGTCCAGATAATGTTTCAGGACCCAACGGACGCTTTCAATCCCGGGAAAAAAATAGAACACTCGGTTTCTGAAGTCCTTACTCTTCTGAGAGTCCCTAAATCCAAACATGTCCGAAAAACAGAAGAGCTGCTTATGACCGTGGGCCTCCCGGAAGAAGTGCTTACCCGCTACCCGTCCCAGCTCTCGGGAGGGCAGCTCCAGCGTCTTGCCCTTGGCAGGATTCTCCTGCTCGACCCGGAATATATTGTCCTTGACGAACCGACCTCTGCCCTGGACGTCTCGGTGCAGGCCCAGATCCTCCACATGCTTAAAGAGGTGCAGGCTGAAAGAAAAATAGGATACCTCCTTATCTCCCATGATGAGGCTGTGATTCGTTTTATGTCCGACAGCTATGGAGAGCTTGAAAGCGGAAAACTGAAGATAATTGATTAA
- a CDS encoding ABC transporter permease, whose product MQGITRKIIRYLASFVLITIINFTLPRMMPGDPVKNLIGEDVYVPEDVMEELRTELGLNRPLHEQFTSFLSDLLHLDLGYSYHLHAPVAEILLGRMGWTLLFVGISVLIGAFLGSLLGALAGWKPERKMSRFTGFAFVIFSCTPPYFLALLSLYLFSFKLGLFPSKGFYDAPEIGSVLHHLFLPVCVMSVFSASRNFLVMRGSVIQEKKQLYALYARAKGLHNTGILFRHVIKNASLPVITLLALDFGFLFSGALFIEIIFSLNGMGTLIYDAIMGKDYPLLQGAFLVIALTALFANMLADLLYTLIDPRVRRPA is encoded by the coding sequence ATGCAAGGAATAACAAGAAAAATAATCCGATATTTAGCTTCGTTCGTGCTCATAACCATCATCAATTTTACCCTCCCGAGGATGATGCCCGGAGATCCGGTAAAAAACCTCATAGGGGAAGATGTTTATGTGCCCGAAGACGTGATGGAAGAGCTCAGGACAGAACTGGGGCTGAACAGACCTCTCCATGAGCAATTCACGTCTTTCCTTTCGGATCTCCTGCACCTTGACCTGGGATACTCCTACCACCTCCATGCTCCTGTTGCAGAGATCCTCCTGGGCAGGATGGGCTGGACCCTGCTTTTTGTGGGGATATCAGTGCTTATCGGAGCCTTCCTGGGGAGTCTGCTGGGAGCTCTTGCCGGCTGGAAACCGGAAAGAAAAATGAGCCGTTTTACCGGTTTTGCTTTTGTCATTTTCTCCTGTACACCGCCTTATTTTCTTGCTCTCCTGTCCCTCTATCTCTTTTCTTTCAAGCTGGGGCTCTTTCCCTCAAAAGGATTCTATGATGCGCCGGAAATAGGAAGTGTGCTGCACCATCTCTTTTTGCCTGTCTGTGTAATGTCAGTATTTTCAGCGTCCAGGAATTTTCTGGTCATGCGCGGAAGCGTGATCCAGGAAAAAAAGCAGCTCTATGCTTTGTATGCCAGAGCAAAGGGCCTTCACAATACCGGCATACTTTTCAGGCATGTGATAAAAAATGCCTCACTCCCGGTCATTACCCTCCTTGCCCTGGATTTCGGATTTCTCTTCAGCGGAGCCCTCTTCATAGAAATCATCTTCTCTTTAAACGGTATGGGAACCCTCATCTACGATGCAATAATGGGAAAAGATTATCCCCTGCTCCAGGGGGCTTTTCTGGTAATTGCCCTTACGGCCCTGTTTGCAAATATGCTTGCTGACCTGCTCTATACCTTAATTGACCCCAGAGTAAGGAGGCCTGCATGA
- a CDS encoding ABC transporter ATP-binding protein: protein MKAKNEAVKTLLEVKDLEVSFQGVKTVTALSGVSFSIEESETLALVGETGCGKSVVAHAIMRLLPPESRVKGTVEFGGRSLLELNEKEMAKIREEEIAIIFQNPSLALNPVYSIGHQLAEPLRVHRKEKKKEAFLKVAKALKKSGFANTAECIRYYPGWCSGGMNQRFLIAASTILDPALLIADEPSKGLDRKCVTELETELTKLKREKKTALLLISHDLGFVRRLADRIAVMYAGEIVEISDPSSLFESPLHPYTRGLLNSLPEKGFVPIPGFSPPLSSPPAGCKFHPRCPLREKRCSESRPELKETGRRAVRCFLCP, encoded by the coding sequence ATGAAGGCGAAGAACGAAGCCGTGAAAACATTGCTTGAGGTAAAGGATCTCGAAGTCTCTTTCCAGGGAGTAAAAACGGTCACAGCCCTTTCAGGGGTTTCCTTTTCGATTGAAGAAAGCGAAACCCTGGCTCTTGTGGGAGAAACAGGCTGCGGGAAATCCGTAGTCGCACACGCAATTATGCGCCTCCTGCCCCCTGAGTCCAGAGTAAAAGGAACTGTAGAATTCGGGGGAAGATCCCTCCTTGAACTGAACGAAAAAGAGATGGCAAAGATAAGGGAAGAAGAAATTGCCATTATTTTCCAGAACCCTTCCCTGGCTCTTAACCCTGTATATTCCATAGGGCACCAGCTCGCAGAACCTCTGAGGGTACACCGGAAGGAAAAGAAAAAAGAAGCATTCTTAAAAGTCGCAAAAGCCCTGAAAAAATCGGGTTTTGCAAACACGGCAGAGTGCATTCGCTATTATCCCGGATGGTGTTCGGGAGGAATGAACCAGCGTTTTTTGATTGCAGCTTCAACCATACTTGATCCTGCCCTTCTGATAGCAGATGAGCCCAGCAAGGGGCTTGATAGGAAATGCGTAACTGAACTGGAAACCGAACTTACGAAGTTGAAAAGGGAAAAGAAGACTGCCCTGCTCCTCATAAGCCATGACCTTGGCTTCGTACGAAGGCTTGCCGACCGGATCGCCGTAATGTATGCAGGTGAAATTGTGGAGATTTCCGACCCCTCAAGCCTTTTTGAAAGCCCCCTGCACCCCTACACCCGGGGGCTCCTTAACAGCCTGCCTGAAAAAGGCTTTGTTCCCATACCGGGTTTTTCCCCGCCTCTCAGCTCCCCTCCTGCAGGCTGCAAATTTCACCCACGATGTCCCTTAAGGGAAAAAAGATGCAGTGAGAGCCGGCCTGAACTTAAGGAAACAGGCAGAAGGGCTGTGAGGTGTTTTTTATGTCCCTGA
- a CDS encoding dihydromethanopterin reductase (acceptor): MSFKSIAWGITGAGHFLDRSYQVFKELKQRDPELSVNTYISRAAEEVLRMYGLEQKLVKISGGDYLEEIFRESEQGSSSPKVGRFLLERYDALFVTPATSNTVSKIAYGIADSLITNAVAQAVKGKVPVYVVPVDIEGSIISEMPYNIDRKQCRHCETCPPRENCPHGAITEKNGFTDQIDLLKCKGCGICKELCPYNAIKGGPVEVLVRDVDMRNVEIVKGLQGITVLESPEAILELF; the protein is encoded by the coding sequence ATGAGTTTTAAGAGCATTGCATGGGGTATTACAGGAGCAGGGCATTTCCTGGACCGCAGTTACCAGGTCTTTAAGGAACTCAAACAAAGAGACCCCGAACTTTCCGTAAACACGTATATTTCCAGGGCAGCCGAAGAGGTGCTCAGGATGTACGGGCTTGAGCAGAAGCTTGTGAAAATCTCGGGAGGAGACTACCTTGAGGAGATCTTCCGGGAAAGCGAACAGGGCTCAAGTTCCCCCAAGGTCGGGCGCTTTCTCCTTGAAAGGTACGATGCCCTCTTCGTTACGCCTGCAACCTCAAACACAGTCTCGAAAATCGCCTACGGGATTGCCGATTCCCTTATAACCAATGCCGTTGCCCAGGCTGTTAAGGGAAAGGTTCCTGTTTATGTTGTGCCCGTGGATATCGAAGGCTCGATCATATCGGAAATGCCCTATAATATTGACCGGAAACAGTGCAGGCACTGTGAAACCTGCCCCCCGCGGGAAAACTGTCCTCACGGGGCAATCACTGAGAAAAACGGTTTTACAGACCAGATCGATCTCCTCAAATGCAAAGGCTGCGGGATCTGCAAGGAACTGTGCCCTTATAACGCCATCAAGGGCGGGCCTGTTGAAGTCCTTGTCAGGGACGTGGACATGCGCAATGTTGAGATTGTAAAAGGACTACAGGGGATCACCGTGCTTGAAAGTCCGGAAGCCATTCTGGAACTATTTTAA
- a CDS encoding ABC transporter permease — protein sequence MNPETAHIEGTSIKENRAEGHSEKQLVRPETPGLSIPGRGAFRSIQKREGVLGKFNRGGIFLLAFFLFMALFPSLLAPYAPDERFTPYEEPSREHFLGTNDIGNDILSELVYGARISMTVGFAAALISTFIGTTIGLCAGYFRGALDELLMGFTDVVLIIPKIPLIIVLGAFLRPSIWVLVPVLGFLSWESTARVTRSKTLQLREAGYVKSARCMGFSSSHIMTSDIFPNIVHILLPKFMLATASAMISEASLSFLGLSDISMKSWGSMLSFAFFRGGFIRDMWWWYLPPGICITLCVMAIALIGFGLETEEEKYSGEGADAA from the coding sequence ATGAACCCGGAAACCGCCCATATTGAAGGGACTTCCATCAAAGAAAACCGTGCTGAAGGCCATTCCGAAAAACAGCTGGTACGTCCTGAAACTCCCGGTTTAAGCATTCCGGGCAGAGGAGCGTTCCGGAGTATCCAAAAAAGGGAAGGGGTTCTCGGAAAATTCAATAGGGGAGGCATTTTTCTCCTTGCTTTTTTCCTGTTTATGGCGCTGTTTCCTTCCCTTCTTGCCCCCTATGCCCCGGATGAGCGTTTCACACCTTACGAAGAGCCTTCAAGAGAGCACTTCCTCGGGACAAACGACATAGGAAACGACATCCTCTCCGAACTTGTATACGGAGCCAGGATCTCAATGACTGTGGGCTTTGCGGCAGCCCTGATCTCCACCTTTATAGGGACTACAATTGGCCTCTGTGCAGGATACTTCAGGGGAGCTCTGGATGAGCTGCTGATGGGTTTTACCGACGTTGTCCTCATTATCCCGAAGATCCCTTTAATCATAGTCCTGGGCGCATTCCTGAGGCCGAGCATCTGGGTACTTGTCCCTGTCCTGGGATTCCTTTCCTGGGAGTCAACTGCAAGGGTCACACGCTCGAAAACCCTGCAGCTAAGAGAAGCAGGCTACGTTAAAAGTGCTCGATGCATGGGTTTTTCCTCCAGCCATATCATGACATCGGACATTTTCCCAAACATAGTCCACATCCTGCTGCCCAAATTCATGCTGGCTACGGCTTCGGCAATGATTTCCGAAGCCTCCCTCTCTTTTCTGGGACTCAGCGACATAAGTATGAAAAGCTGGGGGAGCATGCTTTCTTTTGCCTTTTTCCGGGGAGGTTTTATAAGGGACATGTGGTGGTGGTATTTGCCGCCCGGAATCTGCATCACCCTCTGCGTAATGGCTATCGCACTGATAGGGTTCGGGCTTGAAACAGAAGAAGAGAAATACTCGGGAGAAGGAGCGGATGCGGCATGA